GAATACGAAAGAGCTATTCAACTTAAGACATTCTTCATTGTGTAAAGCAATTAAAAAggtttttggtgttttgaaGTCAATATATTCAATTCTAACCAAGATGTCAAGATATGATGCGGACATAATGTGTGAAACATTTTTAGCTTACTGCATTTTACACAACTTATTAAtggatttttaatttggatgaagaaattatTGCATGAGTTGATAGAGAACACATGAATAATGAGCCTAAAGGTGGATTTATTTATGGAGGAATTGATGGAGGTGAAGATGGATGAAGGGAAGAAATTACGAAAGAGACTATGGTTGGACATATATGACATGATTGCATATCTTGACATTAACTTGTCTTTTTTACCATTGCTTTTGATAAGAACTTGattttatgtattatttttattttactttgaattaGTTGTGTTTAAATATCTTGAACTTGAGACCGgatgtttaaattttatgtgtttttgttataatatttattgagCTACTATTGCATTATTTTAgccttaaatttgtttttgtttgtttgacttttttttttcttgagtaaTGTAAGTTAAATAATGTGTTATACGATGCCATATAATAATATGCGATGCTCTGGATGCGGAGGGAGTTTTTATGTAGAACATGGAAATGATGGAGAAGCATAGTTGAGTGGATCATAGGAATGGATGAGATGATGCTTGAAATTCTTAGgggacaaaaaaataagaatcaaaataaagatagagccttttttttttctttttttctaaagcTTGTAGGAAGATGATAGttgaaatcaacaaaacaaatttctttGAACATGTTCAAGATGAAAGtgtcaaatcattttaaaactttcaagGAGCAAAtggttttagaaaaaacaattgacctAAAAAGTGGAATTGAATGAAATGACACTACCAAAACATTCAAAGCTTCAGAGAAGGTATGGAAACCTTTATTGATGGTATGaatattataattcacttgttatattttcattattatacaCTCATTAGTTACAATTGTCTTGATTTATTTACTATTATAAGGccaattttaaattaagacTTACTCGAGGAAAGCCTCTTCACCACTTGAACATTTTTGGAGAGACATGTGAGAAAAATATAGCAATTGGATCTCAAGCCAATATTGCTAGAGAAAATGTACGAAGatgggagagagagaaaagggagaTGGTGATGATTTTAATGAGATACAAGCAAATAATAAGATTTATTCAGAGATCTTTCATCCCAAATGCTCCATTAACACCAAAAATACAAGGTTCATTATCATTTACTCCATGATTGTTTAGAACTTTATCTTTGAAAGGTACAAAacgaaaaaaaaccaatgataaGTGATCATTATTCCTAATTTAAAGAAATGACCCGTGCAACGTGCAATGAAGAATATTTCATAAGTTGTTATgaacacaaatcatcaagtttGGAAGCCAATCAAGATAATTAAAGTAACATAGGGATTAGAATTGGAGGGATCAAATCTTTTTTGAAGTAGTTGAATGGCTTATAGATCATTTTAATCTTAttggaatattttttggatATCTGGAAGAGCTGCGCTTTGAATGATTGATGAAAAAGATGAGTTGATAATATGTTATTGAGGAGTTCAAGTTAAGCATGAAAGTTAGAACTAATATTTATAGAATTGTCACAGACTTATTTATACAAttgtcaaaaatttattttctatgggatattttttgaattattagaaCTAAAAATCATGATATCTTTATTGAGTTGTAAACATTGTTAAAATTATGTTAGTCATTTACTTATGCTTTCTTCTCTATGATGAATGGATGATTCGAAGTTTAAAGtctattattaatattcttaAATCCCTTCTCTCAATATCATTGATAGAACAATGActttttaaccctttttttatattgcaaGAAAATTCAAGGTAGTGTAATGTTAGATACATAAGTTAGATTAAAGAATCATAAATgtggtaaaaatattaaaggattttagttaaaaattgataaatataaaggcCGTTGTAACacaaaaaaagtgttttttaaccaaaaaaaaaatataagggcaaaataatcaagattattaattcaatttattttcacaagTATTCTAAAAcctataattgaattcaattaggtggtttattattttattctaaatataaatttttaatagattaTCAATTGAATTcgaatcatatataaaattaaattcatttcaaCATGTAATTTGATTTCAAACATACTAACACCTACTTCAAACTTAGCATGTTTTCatctaatatcatttttatttatccatGCGCTAACCTATTTTGGTTATGAAATACTAaggtaatttttaatattatagtagtaattgttttttaaagtattttttatttaaaagtatatcaaaacaaaaaatatatatatatataaaagacatcCTAACTTACATCAACTTTTGACACAGCCCAATTTTTTACACAAACTCAAAAGCGCGTCCAGGTTAGAATAAAGAAAAGGGGGGCGAATTCGAATTCCCGCTAGAGATAATTAACCCTCCAAACTGCTCCCTCTATTCAAAATTCCAGACCCCGCCTATCACAAGTcttaagaaaacagaaaaccccctctccctctccctctctcttcctTTCTAACGGTAATTACCTCTCTCCCGTTCCTCATTTTCTCCATCTGTCCATTCACTGCATCAGATCTGCactcataaaagaaaagaaaagaaaagaaaatggcgTTGTCTTACAGTGATATTATAGATCCCTCTTCAAGGCATCACACTTATAGCAGGAAACAGAAATCTCTCGGTCTCTTATGCACCAAGTAAACaaatccatctttctttctttctttctttcttttttttttcaaaaactaatagTTTTCCCCcgcaattgaattgatttttacttTTTGTGCAGTTTCTTGACCCTGTATAATCGAGATGACATTGACGTGATTGGACTTGATGACGCTGCTTCAAAATtaggtatttatttatttctgatttttatattttactggTTATCATGATTTAGGAATATCGATCCGTATTTTGAATGGGTgggatttttaatttcttttaatgggTTTGTGATTTGCAGGAGTTGAGAGAAGGCGGATCTATGATATAGTCAATGTTTTGGAGAGTGTTGGGGTGAGACTCTTGATTATGatgttgcaattttttttaatgtttttttcgtGAGTTTTCTTATATGGGTTTTTGATGTTCTTAAAGGTTCTTGCAAGAAAAGCAAAGAACAAGTATTTATGGAAGGGATTTGCTGCAGTCCCTAAAGCTTTACAAGAATTAAAGGTAGTAgaaataacccaaaaaataaaagaaaatgattttatgtTACGTATATTTGAGCTTGATATGGGTTTTCTTCTGAagtgttgttgttttttgaaattgggctgattttgtgttgttgttgatgttttaGGAAGAGGGTTTGAGAGATAATGTCAATACAATTGATAAGCAAAGCAATAATTCTGTGAAAGTAAGCGGACTTTTAAGGGTTTATTTATTCGTTCTTCATGAACTTACTGTGTTTTGTTAAGGgcttctttcattctttttttctagtcGGGAACTTTTTTGTTAATCTCCATTTTTCGTGTGTTGAATTTTTTAGGTTGCagatgatgatgaggatgaagatgatgactcTGATTCCAATCCTAACACTGGAAGCCAGAATGAGAATTCTGGTATTATCAAATCTACAGCGGCGTCAAGATTTGGTAATGTCCTTTCCTTTTCCACGAGCATCTGtatttatgttttcttctctctcgtATGTTATTACATCACTTGTACAAGTAAGTTTTTTTTCCACAGAATCTGCATATGATTTAAAAAAGCAATAGCTTAACAAACTTTCAAAGGCCTTTGTAGTTATTTGTTCTTGTGATGTGTCGAACTGGAACTAGTCCTATGTTTTGTTCAAAATTTTGGTTGCACATATAATTACCCATCTACTTTTCTTAACATCTTATAACCAAgctcaattatttttgttacagATCACAGGAGGGAAAAGTCGCTGGGTCTTCTGACTCAGAATTTTGTCAAGCTCTTTGTGTGCTTCAACGTGAGTGAAATCTTATATGAGTTTAGTTCTTACAGCCTAGAGTGTGATagatgttgtttttcaaagtgttttttgcttgaaaatacattaaaataatatattatttttttattttttaaaattcatttttgatatgagtatgtcaaaataatttaaaaacataaaaataaataatttaaagttaaaaaaattttaaatttttttcaaggcaTGATTAAACTACAATGTCAGATGAGGTCATAATAAATTTTCTAGCCATTATCTATTACATAGTGCTTATGAGTGTTTTGTTATCAGGCAAATTTGATCTCGCTAGATGAATCTGCCAAGTTATTACTCGGGGATGGCCATAAATCCTCAATTATGAGAAGTAATTTTTCTCAACTCCTCAACTTTTGATACGAGCAATTAGTGGTCTAGCTCTTTGGTTTACATTCCGTGAATAATATGATTGTGCAGCAAAAGTAAGGAGGCTATATGACATCGCAAATGTGCTTTCTTCTCTAAAACTTATTGAAAAGGTAACCAATCATGACAAATGCTTATTGAAAACTTAAAGGAATCATGTTAGCCTTTGTTACTCGAGCACTAATACAATTCTTTAAAGTACtgatatttattaaatgatGTGCAGACACATACTGCTGACACAAGGAAACCTGCTTTCAGGTGGTTAGGTTTGAGAGGAAAATCGGAGAATGGATCAGGTGATCCTTTGGCTCCTTTTGAGTCTAGGAAGAGGACATTTGGAGCTGATGTCACAAACATATGTTCTAAAAGAAACCAAACGGATTCTTCAGTTGATGGGGATAAAAGCAAGAATCTGAAGATGCAGAAGGAAATAAAAGATGAGAATATTGTAACTGTCGTTCAGAGAGGCAATTTCGAACAGGATTCACAGCAGAACTCAGGAAGTTTCCAGTTTGGTCCTTTTGCTCCTGTTAGCATAGCCAGAGTTGGCAACTCTGAAGAGAAAGTAACTCAGATCTATGATTGGGAGGGTCTTTCCTCTACTTTCCGTCCTCAATACCACAACCAAGGTACAACCTAATgctttcataaaaaattcacTGAAACGGTTTGACCATATCAGACTTCAAGATCCAATTATTTGACGATTAGGTTCAGAAATACATCTTCAGCAAGAAACAGAAAACACCTGGCCTCTACATAGTCTGTTTGCCTTTCATTTCATGTTTCCTCGTGATATCATGCAATGAGTTGGACAACTGATCAGTCCATTGTTGAGTTGTCTGAAAGCATGAAAATTGTCAATATGCTATTGTTTGAAGGTCTGCTAGTAAAGCTATGCTTTTAAGAAAAGCAAATATGGTTTACTTGGGTCATATCACTTTGTTCGTCCAGTGAAGTTAGTTATTCGTGAAAATCAAAGTTTGTAAATAAATAGATTAGATTAGTGagcaaataaatttaatttattattataaaaacatgttaaataaaaactGTCAAATGAAATTctatagtttatatatttttaaaattataagcacataaaattgtaattaatgacaaacataattttaatataaacaaataaataatagaattaGTATGCATACTaagtatatatttaaatttataattaatataaaataaatttttttagcatgtatacaaataaaattaactatgattaaattaaaataaaaatgatatttagttGTTGAAGTATTTTAaagtaatgaattttttattattgttaatgatgaATCATTTGTTCTTAATATTTGATTACTTCTCACTTGTGTCTCCTAAGTTTCcaacaacattgttttgatccaaatatatttttaaataagatttttgaaCCTAAAGATTatgtaaaatcaaatatttctcAATAAGATAAATCTAAGTTCtagatttgaaaggaaaatcaaaatataaaaaagaaaaaaaaacaaaaaaaataaggtaaGGAAAAGTGtgtaaaacctaaaaaattcaagttggaAGCTTTTTTTCTAgaagtgaattttaaaaattaaaaggttaaagaattaataagaattaatttttactattattaattttttgttagccattacaaattaagaattatttaaaaaaaaaataagagttttggtatgaaacaattttttttttatatttaattataatttatttaaatcatgttaattaaaataaaaaaaatctaatttattccCTTGAGGCGGCCTCCATTGAGCGATCCTTTCGTCTTTCCAGCTTTCGCATTTACTTGGCCTATCCACATTTTTCACGTAGTTTTGCTCTGGCCTTTTCAGCACTTGTCTAGCTTGTGAGTTAGGTTTCGTGTGCTTGATAATTTGGGGTTGTGCTTCCTCTGAGATGTCATTGTGTTGATTGCTAGTCGTCAGttaatagtttattttaatatgcctTGCCATCCATTTGTCTTGTTGAACCTTTGGAACAAAAAGTGTGGAAAATATGAAAAGCTCATATGCTGATAATTTTTGCAGCTTTGAGAGATCTCTTTTTTCACTACACGGAAGCATGGAAATCATGGTACACGGAAGTTGCTGGGAAGAAACCATTACACATCTCCTAGTTTTTTATTACTGTGTCTCTGCTACCAGTACAGTATAAGACActccattctctctctcttttcctcttttgttcttttctttttttttttgtactttttaggaTAGAAAAATGGCTTCAGGTTGGATGCATATTCCCCGTGCACCATCTTAGCGTGGCCAAACAATGTTGTTTATCTGATGTTTCGAAGCAAATGAATTTGAATATACCCGTCTTTTCTCCTTGGTTAAGTAGCTACAAAGTTGCTTCGTTTATGCAAGAcatcattttgttttcatggGACAACAGCTGCAGCGCAATACAATACACTCAGACCTTTTCCTATCTATTACATTTTCTTGTCTTCTTGCTGTTTTGATGCTCTTATGATGCCGGGAattataaaagatgaaattagagATAAAGGTTCTGCAAATGCACCGACACCGCGTCGTGAGAAAAACGTGGATGAAGGTTTGGGTCTCTTTGTTTTGGGGTAAATGACGAGGGGCGAATGCTTCTAAACCCTACGGTAGTGAGAGATTTACGAACACCCAGATGTCCTCTGGGTCTTCTTTGAAAGTGAGTACATCTTCGGACAACAATGGAGAATGGAATATCGTTATTGCTCTATGATTCAGGTGAAGGAAATGATGAGAAGCATTTTCTCGTATGTTCCCCATCAGTCTTGCAGTAGCATCGACTGCCATATCCGGATTTCATGTTTTTACTGCTCGTGTACAATGTTTATCGATCGCCAAAGGAGAACAAATCATCTTTTTTATCGGCACATGAAGAAAGCTCTTGccttgatgaaataaaaatgtaCTATAATTTATCCATGTTTATCGGCACATGAAGACAGCTTTTGTCAAACtcgaaatcaaaatttttattattataaattgcaAATGTCAATTTACATATcgataaatgtttttaaaaaaggtgtCCAGTACAAGAAAGAGAGATGGCAGAAATCGGAGCTTTCCAGGTctactataaaataatttcgTCCTGAACACTAACATCGAGTGTCTTGTATGGGAGGACAATGCTGTTAATCACCACTACTTCATCCTCAACAGTAACACCTTCGCCTGGATCAATGAAAAGAACACTGAGATCGTGCAGAGAAATAATTTGTccataaaaaaagaggaaatggACTGGTAAAGGGAAATAGGGTTAATGCATAAAAAATGTACCAAGGATTGTAACCCCAAGCTTGGCATTGTAATCACCTCCAGCCTGTAACCATTTCATTGAACATAATAAGTCCTACCATGCATTAAAGGGAAGTCCGCAGATAAAGGAAATATATACCATAGTggtaataataagaataaacaGATGCATCATATCAGACACCACTTTGGAGAAGGAACAGAGGAGAGTTTCGGATTATCAATGGAAGAAGGGGGAAAAAATAATACGACAATGGTAACATTAAACGTGTAGATACTAGAATCGTATTACTGATATTGAGACACATTCCGCAATACAAATATAATGTCTGCCTTTGTTATATTGTCGGGATACTGATTGAAGTGAATAACATTTGGCAAGTAGCAAACAAGAGCGACAATCATCCAACTAAAATATAACAGGATAGACAACTTGCCTGGACACGGGACCATCTCCCAATGGAAGAGTTCCACCCAACAATTGAATAAATGACAACTGCATTTTCCTGAGAGATAAAACGAAGCATACAATCAAGTTTGAGACATCTTAAGGGGCCCCTCCACAACCTCACCCTAAAAAGATATAAAGATAGCAAAGTTATTCATGATAAATCTCTTAATTCAGTTCCCTACCATGACTTCAACGTTATCTAGGATGATACACCTTATGAGCCTTGCACCTGGTCCTATACGAGCATTGGCAGATATAGAGACATTGGGACCAATCTGTTTCATCACATTCCACAAAAAAGTCAATTTCATAAATGAATTATATGCAGGGAAAGAAGCAGTACATAAAACAGGAAGGAGAAGTGCTATAGAAACAAAGAAATCATAACAACTGATGTGGAGGTTGCATTTTCATGCTTGatcattatttgattatttgtgAGACCCACAGTTTTACGACTTATTGTTTGACACAAATTTTTATGGAATcttaacatgattttttgtttgtaaatcatTTTCCGCTCCGAAAGGAAAAGAGTAAGCAACCAACATTCCTTTTGCATCATAATAGATGGATAAAGAAactattaacatttttaaaggTGCCCTAGAGGCCAATGCACCTAATTCCCATCACCTAACCACCACCATAGAGGGATTTGACAAAAAGAATACTGATAAGAATTCAAGCGGATAAAAAAAAGTGCTGACTAAActatgaacaaaaaaagaaaaagaagcccTGACTATCATTGTACTAAAAGGATTGCATTGGCTAACAGTTCTATTGTGTACAAATAATACTAGTAAGCATTCAACCGGATAAAAAAACAGTACTTGCTAAACTatgaacaagaaataaaaaggggCCCCAACTAAAACATACTAAAAGGATTGCATCGGCCATCAGTTCTATTTTGTACCCATATATCTGTTATCATAAACAAGATGAAAAGATTACCTTAGCAGTAGGATGTACTTTCGCTGAAGGATGTATATAAACATCACCTTCAATAGTAGCACTCTTTGAGCCATCACCACCAGCCAAAAGATGGGGTGAGGTGAATTGGAATTGGGCAAGATATAAACCAGAACACTTTAGAGACATTCTGCAGTATAAATTTAGTGAAAATGACACAAGGTAACTGGTTAAAGATGGCAAAGAAGATCTAACATAAGATGTAAAGATTGACTTACCCAGGAGTTTTAATTTGTTCCCAGAAGTCCATGGTTTCATACGTATATAGCTGCTTTTTTCCAGCAAGGGGTGACAGGATATCCTGATCCAATCTTACATAATCTGTTGGAAGACTCCTGTTAAGGGAACTTGGATCAAAGCAGGAGCTTATGGAAAATATTGGGTTCTATCGAATCAATAAGTGAGCACTAACAACGATATTAATGCACgttgagaaaggaaagaaaataccaaaacaGGACTTGGCTAAAACTATCAAGGATGTCTCTCCCAGAATAGTAATATTAGAGAGGACATATACTGCAACTTAAACGATAAAGTTCATATTACTGCAGGGAATCTGTATTCCAATTGAGTTgtacaaattgaatttttttgttacaCAGAAGACCTGTTGACTACTTGACTCTTCATACAAGTTCAAGATGTGGTTGGCAAATCCCATGCCAGTAAACAATCAATTGTGACAAGAGAACATTTCGAACACTAACTCTCCAAGTCACTCATTTACATAGACAAGCAAACAAACATATGATTATTGTCATGAATAAGTCTAAATTTTAGTCAATTCAACGACTAAAGAGgcccaagaaagaaagaaataaaatagatcCACTCTTAGTCACAAGAACTGTAATTGATGGTCTTCAAACCCATGAGTTACTGCAGATGCATATGGATTGTTCAAACAATCCATGAGATGCTTATGCATCTTATGGATTGTTTGAAGAATTCCAGTTAAGAGGCCAaatgtattttcaaaactaattgGCAACTTTAATGAGTTTAAAAAAAGTGGTATCTTAAAAGATTGGCGAAACATTTGTTCAACTCCCtttcaataaatttatcatAATAGTTTAAAGTGAAATTATTCTAGCAATGCTCAGCCTAGAGTCATTAATTCCAAGATTAAGGGATGAAAAAGTACGTAAAGTATGAACCACATACCTTGTAGAAAATTGGAGGGCTTCGAAGCTAGAAACACGTCTCAGATTAGCTGAAAATGGTAAAACAGAGTTTAGAATTTTCCAAAATCAAGACTCAAACTATCAATAATTACAGAGAATGCTAtcacaatctaaaaaaacaagccAAGATATGCCAAGCTTTAGGATcagaatatttttagttgatgcAGATTTTCACTATGCACCCTTGTTAAAAGCCGATACAGGctaaactagtttattaaagaaaagaaacacggAATTCTGGAACTTCTAAATTAATCTTACACAGGCACCCTACAGGCAAAACACCATATCACATACCTCTGTCTTTCCGTTGAGAAGAAACACCCTGGATGGCTGTGAATATTTCTGGTGTAAAAACATAAACACCACAATTTATCCGGTCACTTACCTACATCAAAACATAATATCAAACGAATGAAAAGGGGGGGAAAGCATAATTGAGGGGAATGGCAGTAAACAGTAACAGAAATCACCATTGGATTCACTACAATTTGAAGCCTATTGTacttcaataaaagaaaataaaataaaattgatgtttgGTTATGTactaaaattaagtataaaaaaagatgagattTTGCTATCAAGCCTAAGCAAAAACTTCTTACCTTTAAATGCAGAAGTAAGcttttcaaaattcaatgaCCATACCTTCAGATTATATGTATtggttttacttaaaaaaaaaaaacaaaaaagggatAACAACCAAGAaagatagttaaaaaaaagcttaaaaagttGAATCAGATCCATCTTTGATCAATCATTCGAGCAAATAATGAAAGTACTGAAATTCCCTAAATAAAATGTGTTTCTGGACTGGTACTTACAAAAGTTTCAGGCTTCTCTGTGTAATGCAACAACTCATTGGTGTCAGGATCAG
The genomic region above belongs to Populus alba chromosome 12, ASM523922v2, whole genome shotgun sequence and contains:
- the LOC118044575 gene encoding E2F transcription factor-like E2FE — its product is MALSYSDIIDPSSRHHTYSRKQKSLGLLCTNFLTLYNRDDIDVIGLDDAASKLGVERRRIYDIVNVLESVGVLARKAKNKYLWKGFAAVPKALQELKEEGLRDNVNTIDKQSNNSVKVADDDEDEDDDSDSNPNTGSQNENSGIIKSTAASRFDHRREKSLGLLTQNFVKLFVCFNANLISLDESAKLLLGDGHKSSIMRTKVRRLYDIANVLSSLKLIEKTHTADTRKPAFRWLGLRGKSENGSGDPLAPFESRKRTFGADVTNICSKRNQTDSSVDGDKSKNLKMQKEIKDENIVTVVQRGNFEQDSQQNSGSFQFGPFAPVSIARVGNSEEKVTQIYDWEGLSSTFRPQYHNQALRDLFFHYTEAWKSWYTEVAGKKPLHIS
- the LOC118044574 gene encoding uncharacterized protein, which translates into the protein MGSSEERVVAVIMVGGPTKGTRFRPLSLDIPKPLFPLAGQPMVHHPISACKKIPNLTQIYLVGFYEEREFALYVSSISNELKVSVRYLREDKPHGSAGGLFNFRDLIMEDNPSHIFLLNCDVCCSFPLPEMLEAHRAYGGMGTILVIKVSAESASQFGELVADPDTNELLHYTEKPETFVSDRINCGVYVFTPEIFTAIQGVSSQRKDRANLRRVSSFEALQFSTRSLPTDYVRLDQDILSPLAGKKQLYTYETMDFWEQIKTPGMSLKCSGLYLAQFQFTSPHLLAGGDGSKSATIEGDVYIHPSAKVHPTAKIGPNVSISANARIGPGARLIRCIILDNVEVMENAVVIYSIVGWNSSIGRWSRVQAGGDYNAKLGVTILGEGVTVEDEVVVINSIVLPYKTLDVSVQDEIIL